A window from Thiomonas sp. FB-Cd encodes these proteins:
- a CDS encoding AMP-binding protein: protein MQTSYLSALSAFSLGDLAARLDGDLVHGINACVECCDRHAHGDQVALHWHDHQGRQATYTFAQLQSASARFAHWLTAQGVQPGDRVAGLLPRVPELLITILGTWRAGAVYQPLFTAFGPEAIEYRLASSEAKVVVTDAANQSKLADLKIAPRTLIVGSVHGDAFQQALNAHADAFTPVMRSGEDAFIMLFTSGTTGKAKGVPVPIKALMAFEQYMRLAVDLRAEDKFWNIADPGWAYGLYYSVTGPLLMGHATTFYDGPFAPEAALAFIKDEGITNLAGAPTAFRLLMTAKTHSVEAIKGQLRAVSSAGEPLNPEVIKWFAERLGAPIFDHYGQTEIGMVVCNHHGLQQPVKPGTAGYAMPGYRMAVVEESNDAVRVLGPDQPGILAVDRAASPLYFFPGYWQQATPAFRGGYYLTGDTVEMAEDGCVTFVGRSDDIITSSGYRIGPFEVESCLIEHPAVMEAAVVGRPDAQRTEIVKAFVVLRAGFKPDADTVDALQIHVKTRLAAHAYPREIAFVDALPKTPSGKIQRFLLRQQT, encoded by the coding sequence ATGCAGACCTCATATTTGTCCGCCCTGAGCGCCTTCAGCCTCGGCGATTTGGCAGCCAGGCTCGATGGCGATCTCGTGCACGGCATCAACGCGTGCGTCGAGTGCTGCGACCGCCACGCTCATGGTGATCAGGTTGCGCTGCACTGGCATGATCACCAAGGCAGGCAGGCGACCTATACCTTTGCCCAGCTTCAAAGCGCTTCAGCCCGATTCGCGCATTGGCTCACCGCACAGGGCGTCCAGCCTGGCGACCGTGTGGCCGGATTGCTGCCGCGCGTGCCTGAGCTCCTGATCACGATTCTGGGCACATGGCGAGCTGGCGCCGTGTACCAGCCGCTTTTCACGGCTTTCGGGCCTGAAGCGATTGAGTACCGTCTGGCCAGCAGTGAGGCCAAGGTCGTGGTGACTGATGCGGCCAACCAAAGCAAGCTGGCGGACTTGAAAATCGCACCGCGAACCCTGATCGTCGGCAGCGTGCACGGAGATGCCTTCCAGCAAGCGTTGAACGCGCACGCGGACGCGTTCACGCCCGTGATGCGAAGCGGCGAGGATGCCTTCATCATGCTGTTCACCTCGGGAACGACGGGCAAGGCCAAAGGGGTCCCGGTCCCCATCAAGGCGCTCATGGCATTCGAACAATATATGCGCCTGGCGGTCGACTTGCGTGCGGAGGACAAGTTCTGGAACATTGCCGATCCCGGATGGGCCTATGGCCTTTACTACAGCGTCACGGGCCCCTTGCTGATGGGGCACGCGACCACCTTCTATGACGGGCCGTTTGCGCCCGAGGCAGCGCTTGCGTTCATCAAGGATGAGGGAATCACGAACCTGGCTGGAGCGCCCACCGCCTTTCGTTTGCTGATGACGGCGAAGACGCACAGCGTGGAGGCAATCAAGGGGCAGCTTCGCGCTGTCAGCAGCGCGGGGGAGCCCCTGAACCCCGAGGTCATCAAATGGTTTGCAGAAAGACTTGGAGCGCCGATCTTTGATCACTACGGACAGACGGAGATCGGCATGGTGGTGTGCAATCACCACGGCTTGCAACAACCGGTCAAGCCCGGCACCGCTGGCTATGCGATGCCGGGGTACCGCATGGCCGTGGTTGAAGAGTCAAACGACGCTGTGCGTGTTCTCGGACCCGACCAGCCAGGCATCCTGGCCGTCGATCGTGCGGCGTCCCCGTTGTATTTCTTTCCGGGCTACTGGCAGCAGGCAACGCCAGCCTTTCGCGGTGGCTACTACCTCACAGGTGATACGGTCGAAATGGCCGAGGACGGGTGTGTGACCTTTGTGGGTCGCAGCGACGACATCATTACTTCGTCCGGGTACAGGATTGGCCCCTTCGAGGTCGAGAGCTGCTTGATCGAGCACCCTGCCGTCATGGAAGCCGCCGTTGTGGGTCGACCGGATGCGCAGCGCACAGAAATCGTCAAGGCATTCGTGGTCTTGCGCGCAGGCTTCAAGCCCGACGCGGATACCGTGGACGCATTGCAGATCCATGTCAAGACGAGGCTCGCTGCACATGCTTATCCTCGCGAGATCGCCTTCGTGGACGCCCTGCCGAAAACACCGAGCGGCAAAATCCAGCGCTTCTTGCTCAGGCAACAAACCTGA
- a CDS encoding DUF3563 family protein — protein MSTFTKFLQKIFSGLESQEQLDEEYLSRSVDVCDLERRIHELEYRGNEHESLPLHAAFPGLNSRKALW, from the coding sequence ATGAGCACGTTCACAAAATTCCTCCAAAAAATCTTCTCAGGGCTTGAGTCCCAAGAGCAGCTGGATGAAGAGTACTTGTCCCGCTCGGTCGACGTCTGTGATCTTGAGCGGCGCATCCATGAACTCGAGTATCGCGGCAACGAGCACGAAAGTCTGCCCTTGCATGCGGCATTCCCGGGTCTGAATAGCCGCAAGGCTCTCTGGTAG
- a CDS encoding S9 family peptidase, producing the protein MQIKWGLAIMAGSLALASCGGGSSSVATSGTSNTLLATTVDTTGALSTAQLDSLLATRYPDPQAQALVGTPVCGVQVVKFTYATVGGEGEATNASGALMVPTGTAPQCTGPRPIVLYAHGTADQRAEDLSAITNTANPAYGTSTRIALVFAAQGYVVIAPNYAGYDISSLPYAPYLNGSQQSQDVIDGLTAGRQMLGLLNASVSDDGKLYVTGYSQGGYVSMATLAALDSQGHPATAGAPMSGPYALLATGDEIFLGHPDFGGTVFLPMVVNSYAHLKQGSINPSQVFSTQYANAVSLFPGAVSAQAAMQQGLIPQTALFQSAPTGYSNLNTLSPGAPLGLSGFDPSNYLISTAFREAYVNDVDANADGAAPSNGSAPDFSTTAATLPASPQLLLRQDLKANDLRNYTPSMPLMMCGGLNDPEVYWEQGAAAMTAVLNSKAPSDPNLRYATLDLDISSGTTGTFTSHGLSTAQTATMQAVATQAQQAFTNYQAGVTTKLGANIGLELYHTNERVFCTAAARTFFAQF; encoded by the coding sequence ATGCAGATCAAATGGGGCCTGGCGATCATGGCCGGATCACTCGCGCTAGCGTCGTGCGGGGGCGGTAGCAGTTCGGTTGCCACCAGCGGGACGAGTAACACGCTGCTTGCGACGACCGTCGACACGACAGGCGCGCTTTCAACGGCTCAATTGGATAGTCTTCTCGCCACGCGGTACCCGGACCCGCAGGCGCAAGCGCTCGTGGGAACCCCGGTCTGCGGCGTGCAGGTCGTGAAATTCACGTATGCCACCGTCGGTGGTGAAGGCGAGGCCACCAACGCGTCCGGCGCCCTGATGGTCCCAACCGGAACCGCGCCACAGTGCACCGGACCGCGGCCGATCGTCCTTTATGCCCATGGGACCGCGGATCAGCGCGCCGAAGATCTCTCGGCGATCACGAACACAGCAAACCCGGCCTACGGGACGTCCACCCGCATTGCGCTGGTCTTTGCGGCGCAAGGCTACGTCGTGATTGCTCCAAACTATGCCGGCTACGACATCTCCTCGTTGCCGTATGCCCCGTATCTGAATGGCTCGCAGCAGTCCCAGGACGTGATCGATGGGCTGACCGCGGGGCGCCAGATGCTCGGCTTGCTCAATGCATCGGTCAGTGACGACGGCAAACTCTACGTCACGGGCTACTCGCAAGGCGGCTATGTGTCCATGGCAACCCTTGCCGCGCTGGACTCGCAGGGTCATCCTGCAACGGCGGGGGCTCCAATGTCCGGTCCCTACGCCTTGCTCGCCACCGGGGATGAGATCTTTTTGGGTCATCCCGACTTCGGGGGCACGGTTTTCTTGCCCATGGTGGTGAACTCGTACGCGCATCTGAAGCAGGGCTCGATCAATCCCAGCCAAGTCTTCTCCACGCAGTATGCCAATGCGGTGTCCCTCTTTCCCGGCGCTGTCAGCGCGCAAGCCGCGATGCAGCAGGGGCTTATCCCCCAAACGGCCCTGTTCCAATCCGCCCCGACAGGCTATTCCAATCTCAACACGCTTTCCCCGGGGGCGCCTTTGGGCTTGAGCGGTTTTGATCCGTCGAATTACCTGATCAGCACGGCGTTTCGCGAGGCCTATGTCAACGATGTCGATGCCAATGCGGACGGTGCGGCTCCGTCGAACGGATCGGCTCCGGATTTCTCCACCACGGCTGCCACGCTACCAGCCAGTCCGCAATTGCTGCTGCGCCAGGATCTCAAAGCAAACGATCTGCGCAACTACACCCCCAGCATGCCACTGATGATGTGCGGCGGCCTCAATGACCCGGAGGTCTATTGGGAGCAGGGGGCTGCAGCGATGACGGCAGTGTTGAACTCGAAAGCGCCGAGCGATCCAAATTTGCGCTACGCCACCCTCGACCTCGATATCTCGAGTGGCACGACGGGCACGTTCACAAGCCACGGTTTGTCCACTGCCCAAACCGCCACGATGCAAGCAGTTGCGACGCAAGCGCAGCAAGCCTTCACAAACTATCAGGCAGGCGTGACAACCAAACTGGGCGCCAACATCGGTCTGGAGCTTTATCACACGAACGAGCGCGTGTTCTGCACCGCTGCGGCCCGAACCTTCTTTGCGCAATTCTGA